In the Topomyia yanbarensis strain Yona2022 chromosome 3, ASM3024719v1, whole genome shotgun sequence genome, one interval contains:
- the LOC131688002 gene encoding uncharacterized protein LOC131688002 yields the protein MAEELQALHRRCEFTKAKIARIKTNLIKADEIAVDEYVLDTFLRTIDAAYLDMNDCQAKLFAAMPHKQEEEEQEYFEFEQLYTEVRAEVCRQLDRHKKQELQVHSGLQLVSNAPQIRCLIGEAAGAINQQFINANNFDGAWNFLQQRYEDKRKIVDIHASRLLQLKPMTQESGKQLRELIEECVRHIDSLRYNGYDALGLSDILLMWKATNKHSVIPTYADTISFLEKHTQVLERVEASQQKVKQKPSAPVHAQKLQTKSTTITVTSATKCVFCEKAHFNHQCEELLKLSATDRNAKAKQAGVCYNCLRKGHMTAKCSSKHSCRDCNKRHHTVLHIDIPKPSDDTCKTTDVQSTETGKASTNTSNVVTLNCATSTNEQEAVLLSTAIVNILDVHGQNKLCRVLLDSGSQLHLITEAMASLLGISRNRCSISVVGINGKETPVKHMLAVQFGSRINGYIQQIECLVVPRIANILPASKLNVSDCIIPDGVLLADPNFYKPQRIDLLIGAQLFFHILRTGQIQLGDKLLVLQETTLGWLIQRFWELEEVPLSTKLSSEEELCEQHYHQTTTRDISGRYVVRLPFRNTTDQLGDSRQQVLQRFGHLERRLATNSELKEQYDFFMEKYIRNHCKETPESEVSSSPNFYLPHHAILKPTSSSTKLRTVFDASAKSSSGVSLNDLLMIGPAVQDSLLNIVMRFRIPMRLLKRHIQNVSPNQDS from the exons ATGGCGGAAGAGCTACAAGCACTTCATCGACGGTGCGAATTCACTAAGGCGAAGATCGCACGCATCAAAACAAACCTCATCAAAGCAGATGAGATTGCTGTCGACGAATATGTGCTGGATACATTTCTACGTACGATTGATGCTGCGTACCTCGACATGAACGATTGCCAAGCAAAGTTGTTTGCTGCTATGCCACACAAGCAGGAGGAAGAAGAACAGGAGTATTTTGAGTTCGAACAATTGTACACGGAAGTGCGAGCGGAAGTATGCAGGCAGTTGGATAGACACAAAAAACAGGAGCTACAGGTGCATTCCGGTCTACAGCTGGTATCCAATGCGCCACAGATTCGA TGTCTAATCGGGGAAGCGGCCGGTGCGATTAACCAACAGTTTATCAACGCAAACAATTTTGACGGTGCATGGAACTTTCTCCAGCAACGATACGAAGATAAACGGAAAATCGTAGACATTCATGCATCTCGGTTGCTTCAGCTCAAACCGATGACTCAAGAAAGTGGTAAGCAGTTGAGAGAACTAATCGAAGAATGCGTAAGGCATATCGATTCGCTCAGATACAACGGGTACGATGCACTAGGCCTCTCAGACATTCTGTTG aTGTGGAAAGCTACAAACAAGCACAGTGTGATTCCCACATACGCTGATACGATTTCCTTCCTGGAAAAACACACTCAAGTTCTCGAACGGGTAGAGGCCAGTCAGCAGAAGGTTAAACAAAAACCTAGCGCGCCAGTGCACGCTCAGAAGTTACAGACAAAATCTACGACGATTACGGTGACAAGCGCAACAAAATGCGTGTTCTGCGAGAAGGCGCACTTCAACCATCAGTGTGAAGAGCTTCTCAAACTTTCTGCTACCGACAGAAACGCCAAAGCCAAACAAGCTGGCGTATGTTACAATTGTCTGAGAAAAGGGCACATGACAGCAAAATGTTCATCAAAGCACTCTTGTCGTGACTGCAACAAACGACATCACACGGTTCTACACATTGACATCCCGAAACCGAGTGATGATACATGCAAGACTACTGATGTTCAGTCTACCGAAACCGGCAAAGCTTCGACAAATACGAGTAACGTAGTAACCCTTAACTGCGCCACAAGTACTAACGAACAAGAAGCAGTGCTGCTATCAACAGCGATCGTGAACATACTCGATGTACATGGACAGAACAAGCTGTGCCGTGTTTTACTTGATTCCGGATCGCAGCTGCACCTGATTACTGAGGCAATGGCTAGTCTCCTTGGTATTAGTCGAAATCGATGTTCCATCAGTGTCGTCGGTATCAACGGCAAGGAAACGCCTGTCAAACACATGTTAGCTGTTCAGTTTGGCTCACGTATCAACGGATATATACAACAAATCGAATGTCTCGTCGTTCCTCGGATTGCTAACATTCTTCCAGCAAGCAAGCTCAACGTATCCGACTGCATTATTCCGGATGGAGTTTTGTTAGCAGATCCAAACTTTTACAAGCCCCAGCGCATCGATCTCCTAATTGGTGCACAACTGTTTTTCCACATACTGAGGACTGGGCAAATACAGCTCGGCGATAAATTACTGGTCCTTCAAGAGACGACACTTGGATGG TTAATTCAACGTTTCTGGGAGTTGGAAGAAGTTCCACTATCAACGAAGCTGTCGAGTGAAGAGGAGTTATGTGAACAACATTACCATCAAACAACTACCCGGGACATCTCCGGCCGATATGTGGTCAGATTACCCTTCCGTAACACCACTGACCAGCTTGGCGACTCACGCCAGCAGGTGCTCCAAAGGTTTGGACACCTTGAAAGACGCCTGGCAACCAATTCGGAGCTGAAAGAACAATATGATTTCTTTATGGAGAAATACATACGGAACCACTGTAAGGAAACGCCTGAGTCAGAGGTGAGTAGCAGCCCAAACTTCTATTTACCTCACCACGCCATTCTGAAACCTACTTCTTCTTCTACCAAACTACGAACGGTTTTCGACGCATCGGCGAAATCGTCTTCTGGCGTGTCGCTAAACGATCTGCTTATGATCGGACCGGCTGTGCAAGATTCGTTGCTGAACATCGTGATGCGGTTCCGGATCCCGATGCGTCTTCTCAAGCGACATATCCAAAATGTATCGCCAAATCAGGATTCATGA
- the LOC131691015 gene encoding alanine--tRNA ligase, mitochondrial, which translates to MSHPLLRAPRPVSVLKQYFSSSGTRCPSSKEIRQRFLDFFINENDHQFVRSSSVVPFSDPTIAFVNAGMNQFKNVFLGTAEAPCRRAANSQKCVRVGGKHNDINVVGSDGYHHTFFEMLGNWSFGDYFKSEACDMAWRLLRDGYGIDSRRLYVTYFAGDEAMRLPADLECKDIWRHLGVPEERILPFGARENFWEMGSSGPCGPCTEIHIDHSDRFLDTATRKRLVNGDTPDLTEVWNLVFVQYNRSLQNGQISDLPQHHVDTGLGFERLVAHLQRKSSNYDTDLFIPIIEHIHKVSKKRKYQGTFDVNDEQYKLDIAYRIVADHSRMITACLSDGMFPALNHKLRRIVRRSISLSERIFGCPTLVRQLVPVVVERLGDTYPEMGRKQTETQQIIQHEEQSYQKLCSNMRSESRTLLKQLSYLDESDIIDHPGLPHALKEIHRLKTKERVVGLNGEQIHKMYDTYGLDEDLLVRITQHERMELNLAGYESYSKRLKDGAKLELAARMQENLNASYSLKHDLNEKQNCPTRNEYKYNYVYSKDKQMYEIPQLKTKITSMFTTDNGLCHVITEKSNLYYESGGQQSDKGRLWKANDASTQYEVKNVTEHQGFVLHTIDDGRALSVGDEIILAVDPIRRSSNIVHHTATHLLNAIVRKVLAVPICQRSSFVGDKGLKLELAICGASVETVDVDAIEELIRQVILQNETITTRICNAGDVDLDRVTIIPGEVYPERGLRLVDIGSSISTEFCCGTHAQFTGELLDFCIINVTQTKPGCYAFQAIAGQSAIKAHQLGQQISDDVNQLKHDMDKQLIKKTANVETRMQRLKNVLLVGSENNINLPYGVRQRCLDVIQDLYKRLKDHTRESLREFIDMEMKNLLQEKPLEKYPFVVHFLESSLILEEVQLSKATRYFPDRPILIVSITDDQVKARATVPAGCVSERFDAQKWLKVVGKVFKSSVAAPRGQNIAEVCNMRSRKVKTLQFEALLELALKEADEFARRNMQ; encoded by the exons ATGTCCCATCCCTTGCTGCGTGCGCCACGACCAGTCAGcgttttaaaacaatattttagTAGTTCCGGTACCCGGTGTCCTAGTTCCAAAGAGATTCGACAgcgatttttagattttttcatTAATGAAAATGACCATCAATTTGTACGGTCCAGTTCAGTTGTTCCGTTTAGTGACCCAACCATTGCATTCGTGAATGCCGGaatgaatcaatttaaaaaTGTGTTTCTGGGTACGGCAGAAGCACCCTGTCGGAGAGCGGCCAATTCTCAGAAATGTGTTCGCGTTGGTGGAAAGCATAACGATATCAACGTCGTCGGGAGTGACGGTTATCATCACACATTTTTCGAGATGCTAGGTAACTGGTCATTTGGAGATTACTTCAAATCGGAGGCATGTGATATGGCTTGGCGACTTTTGCGAGACGGCTACGGAATCGACAGCAGGCGCTTGTATGTTACATATTTTGCGGGCGACGAAGCGATGAGATTGCCAGCGGATTTGGAATGCAAAGATATTTGGAGGCATTTAGG AGTTCCAGAAGAACGAATTCTACCCTTCGGTGCACGGGAAAATTTTTGGGAGATGGGCAGTTCCGGTCCATGTGGTCCATGCACGGAAATCCATATTGATCATTCCGATCGATTTCTAGATACAGCTACACGGAAACGTCTAGTTAATGGTGATACACCAGACTTGACAGAGGTGTGGAATTTGGTGTTTGTACAGTACAACAGGAGTCTTCAGAATGGGCAGATAAGTGATCTACCTCAGCATCATGTTGATACTGGCCTAGGTTTCGAGCGATTAGTGGCGCATCTGCAGCGGAAAAGCAGCAATTATGATACCGATTTGTTTATACCGATCATTGAACACATCCACAAG GTCTCAAAAAAACGGAAATATCAAGGAACATTCGATGTCAACGATGAACAGTACAAACTAGACATAGCTTATCGAATAGTAGCTGATCACTCAAGAATGATTACGGCATGTTTATCGGATGGAATGTTTCCAGCGTTAAA TCACAAGCTACGTCGCATCGTGCGTCGCTCGATTTCACTTTCGGAACGTATCTTTGGTTGCCCGACCCTCGTACGTCAACTAGTTCCCGTCGTGGTAGAGCGTTTGGGAGACACATATCCCGAAATGGGAAGGAAGCAAACGGAAACGCAACAAATCATTCAGCATGAAGAGCAGTCTTACCAAAAACTTTGTTCTAACATGCGTAGCGAATCACGTACACTGTTAAAGCAACTTTCCTACCTCGATGAGTCCGATATAATCGATCATCCCGGTTTGCCACACGCATTGAAAGAGATTCATAGACTGAAAACAAAAGAACGAGTTGTTGGTCTCAATGGAGAGCAGATACATAAGATGTATGATACCTATGGTTTAGACGAGGACTTGCTGGTTAGGATTACTCAACACGAACGAATGGAGTTGAATTTGGCGGGGTACGAGAGTTATTCCAAACGCCTAAAAGACGGAGCCAAGCTTGAGTTGGCCGCCCGAATGCAAGAAAATTTGAATGCTTCTTATAGTTTAAAGCATGATTTAAACGAAAAACAAAATTGCCCTACTCGCAACGAGTATAAATACAACTATGTGTACAGCAAGGACAAACAAATGTACGAAATTCCTCAACTGAAAACCAAGATTACCTCAATGTTTACGACCGACAATGGACTGTGTCATGTTATTACCGAGAAAAGCAACCTTTACTACGAATCCGGGGGACAACAAAGTGACAAGGGACGACTGTGGAAGGCGAACGATGCTTCCACTCAATACGAAGTGAAAAACGTTACTGAACACCAAGGATTTGTACTGCACACCATCGACGATGGTCGAGCACTGTCTGTCGGAGATGAAATCATCTTAGCAGTGGATCCTATCAGGCGAAGCTCTAACATAGTACATCACACGGCAACACATTTGCTGAACGCTATCGTCAGAAAAGTGCTAGCAGTTCCAATTTGCCAGAGAAGCAGTTTTGTTGGCGACAAAGGACTCAAACTAGAGCTGGCAATATGTGGTGCTTCAGTCGAAACCGTGGATGTAGATGCCATCGAAGAGCTAATTCGGCAAGTTATTCTTCAAAATGAAACAATAACAACTCGCATTTGCAATGCTGGCGATGTTGATTTGGATCGG GTCACTATAATCCCAGGTGAAGTATACCCCGAGCGTGGTCTTCGGCTTGTGGATATTGGATCCTCGATTTCAACCGAATTTTGCTGCGGCACGCACGCTCAGTTTACCGGCGAACTGCTGGATTTTTGCATCATCAACGTTACGCAAACTAAGCCAGGCTGCTACGCTTTTCAGGCAATTGCTGGGCAATCGGCCATCAAAGCTCATCAGCTAGGACAACAGATTTCCGACGATGTCAATCAACTGAAGCATGATATGGACAAACAGCTAATCAAAAAAACGGCAAACGTCGAAACCCGTATGCAACGGTTAAAGAATGTACTACTCGTAGGCTCGGAGAACAACATCAACCTACCGTACGGAGTTCGGCAACGTTGCCTGGACGTCATTCAAGATTTGTACAAACGGTTGAAAGATCACACACGCGAATCGCTTCGCGAATTTATTGATATGGAAATGAAGAACCTTTTACAGGAAAAACCATTGGAGAAGTACCCATTTGTGGTACATTTTCTGGAGAGTTCTCTCATTCTTGAAGAGGTTCAGTTAAGCAAAGCAACGCGATATTTCCCGGATCGGCCGATCTTGATAGTTAGCATTACGGACGATCAGGTAAAGGCAAGAGCAACCGTGCCAGCCGGGTGTGTTAGCGAGCGGTTCGATGCGCAAAAATGGCtcaaagtggttggaaaagtgTTCAAATCTAGTGTTGCTGCACCCAGAGGTCAGAATATTGCCGAGGTTTGTAACATGCGAAGCAGAAAGGTTAAAACGCTGCAGTTTGAGGCGTTGCTTGAACTGGCTCTGAAGGAGGCAGACGAGTTTGCTAGACGAAATATGCAATAA